In Kineococcus sp. NBC_00420, a single genomic region encodes these proteins:
- a CDS encoding nuclear transport factor 2 family protein has protein sequence MAVQAWLEDQDVDANRDPPDVEHVARCFVAAIDTQDWHALAGLLSPTFSASYVHTGETFTRESFVAANRDYPGAQRFLLEEVVVSQTQAVLRARVSPASGTGDTYYVASFATLQDGQIERSVEVWTDVIATMPPPHRTAVPLA, from the coding sequence GTGGCGGTGCAGGCCTGGCTGGAGGATCAGGATGTGGACGCCAACAGAGACCCTCCAGACGTCGAGCACGTAGCGCGCTGCTTCGTGGCAGCCATCGACACCCAGGATTGGCATGCTCTGGCGGGGCTACTGAGTCCGACGTTCTCCGCCAGCTACGTGCACACCGGTGAGACCTTCACCCGTGAGTCTTTCGTCGCGGCCAATCGTGACTACCCCGGTGCTCAGCGCTTCCTCCTGGAGGAGGTCGTCGTCTCGCAGACGCAGGCAGTGTTGCGAGCCCGCGTGAGCCCAGCGTCGGGCACCGGTGACACCTACTACGTGGCCTCGTTCGCCACTCTCCAAGATGGCCAGATCGAGAGGTCGGTGGAGGTCTGGACCGACGTCATCGCCACGATGCCGCCACCGCATCGAACAGCAGTACCCCTGGCCTGA
- a CDS encoding ATP-binding protein: MCTITPPSQVTLPAELASGRLARMFIDERWCTTHDSVERERVHLLVTELVTNAVRHGGPPITLRIECVDPLSVLVSVSDGSDDLPRPCEVEPEAVGGRGVHLVDLLSAEWGVKHHHIDGRHADTATDTDTDHAAGEGKTVWCRLVA; this comes from the coding sequence GTGTGCACCATCACCCCGCCCTCACAGGTGACCCTGCCCGCCGAGCTGGCCTCTGGACGGCTGGCTCGGATGTTCATCGACGAGCGGTGGTGCACCACCCACGACAGCGTCGAGCGCGAGCGGGTGCATCTGCTGGTGACCGAGCTGGTCACCAACGCGGTGCGTCACGGCGGGCCGCCGATCACGCTCAGGATCGAATGCGTCGATCCCCTCAGCGTCTTGGTCTCGGTCAGCGACGGCAGTGATGACCTGCCTCGTCCGTGTGAGGTTGAGCCCGAAGCGGTGGGTGGTCGTGGGGTGCATCTGGTGGACCTGCTCAGTGCTGAGTGGGGGGTAAAGCACCACCACATCGACGGCCGGCATGCCGACACCGCCACCGACACCGACACCGATCACGCAGCTGGTGAAGGTAAGACGGTGTGGTGTCGGCTGGTGGCGTGA
- a CDS encoding VOC family protein, with protein MASRTSNFCIDAHDPRAQVAWWAQVLDDFHPVDDDTEDDGDEAELQGPGGRALIFLRVPEAKTVKNRMHICLRPVDRNRDEEVERLLGLGATLVDDLRRGDEGWAVLADPEGNEFCVLTTGADDAGISQQ; from the coding sequence ATGGCTTCGCGGACCTCCAACTTCTGCATCGATGCTCATGACCCTCGCGCACAGGTGGCCTGGTGGGCTCAGGTGCTGGACGACTTCCACCCTGTCGACGACGACACCGAGGACGACGGGGACGAAGCGGAGCTGCAGGGCCCCGGCGGACGGGCACTGATCTTCCTTCGGGTGCCGGAGGCCAAGACGGTCAAGAACCGCATGCACATCTGCCTGCGCCCAGTCGACCGGAACCGGGACGAGGAGGTCGAGCGACTGCTCGGGCTCGGTGCAACGTTGGTGGATGACCTGCGCCGCGGCGACGAGGGCTGGGCGGTGCTCGCCGACCCCGAAGGGAACGAGTTCTGCGTGCTGACGACGGGTGCAGACGACGCGGGAATCTCGCAGCAGTAG